CCGAGTATCTGCGGCAGGTACGCCTGGTACGCCAGCTGGAAGACCACATCGAAGACGCCCTTGAGCAACGCGGCGACATACAGGTGCGCCAGGGTGAGGTGACCGAGGACGGCGGCCAGTGGCAGCGAGCCGAGGACGACGCACCGGGCGACGTTGGCGAACTGCATCATCGGCCGCCTGCGCAGGCGGTCGGTGAAGACGCCCATGACCGGCGCGAGCAGCACGAACGGCAACCACTGCAACGCCATGAGCACGCCGACCCCGACCGCGCCGGCGCCCAGGACGAGGACCGCCAGGGACGGCAGCGCCACGACGCTGATCTCACTGCCCAGGAGGCTGATCGACTCTCCGGACCACAGGAAGAGGAATGCCCGGTTGCGGATCAGGACCGACTTCGGAAGGGTCGCGTCGTCTTCCGGATCTTCGACAGCACTCTGCGTGGAACGCCGCACGAATTCCCCCGGCCGAGATCAGCGATGCCCTTGCAAAGAGAGGGAATTCTGCCGTGCGCGCCATCGCTGGGGCAAGCGCTTTCCGGCCGTGGCTCAAGAGGGCGAGCCGGCGCATCGTCAAGTTCGTGCGCCAGTAGGCGACGACGAGCGGCACCCGGTTCTCCAGCGAAAGGCCCCGGGGCCGTCCGCGCCGGACAAGTTCGTCCCCCTCGCGCCGGACCGCGGTCACCGTCTTGCGGAACTGGCGCGGATTCACACCGGTGAACGGGGTTGTCCAGGACGGCTCGGACGCCGTGATCACACCAGCCAGGCGCTGATCGCCTCACCGAACTCGTATGCCTGGACCGGGACTTGATCACGGGGGTATCGGCGAGAAGAGTGGGCGGCATGACGGACTCAGCAGACCTGACGCTGGCACACCAACTGGCCGATCAGGCGGACGAGATCGCCCGGCGCTACTTCCGCGCACCCGACCTGGGTGCCGAGGACAAGGGCGACGGAAGTCCGGTCACCGACGCGGACCGCGAGATCGAACGCGTCCTGCGCGCGTCGATCCGTACGGAACATCCCGGCGACGCGTTCGTGGGCGAAGAGTTCGGCGCCCATGGGCGCAGCAGCCGCCGATGGATCATCGACGCCATTGACGGCACGGCGAGCTTCATCGCGGGCGATCCGGAATGGAGCACTCTCATCGCCCGGGAAGAACACGGCACCGTGACCATGGGCATGGTCTCCGCGCCCGCGCTCGGGCGCCGCTGGTGGGCAACGCCGGGCACCGGGGCCTGGATGGGCCCCTGCCCCTCCGAACCGTCAGCACCGCCGTATCGGCTGACGCTCACGGCAGGAGGAAACGCCAAGGATGCCGCCATCGGAATCTGGCCCCCACCACCGCGGCTGAGCAAAGCCGAACGCGCCGCCGCGGCCCGGCTGGCAGCGGGAACCGCAACCGTGCTCCCCGCACTCGACTGGGCATCCGCGGACCCCACCACGCCGCCACCCGGCAAGCCATCCACCGGATCCGGCACCTGCCACGGAGCCCTCCTGGTCGCGACAGGAAAACTCGACGCCTTCCTGCTGCTGGGCGCCGGCCCCTGGGACATTGCCGCAGTGATCCCCATCGTCGAGGAGGCCGGCGGCACCTTCAGCGACCTCACAGGCCGGCGACGAACCGACACAGGCGCAGCTCTGTTCTCCCGACCCGGCCTCCACCAGCAGCTCCTGGACCTGGCTAAACCCCCCAACTGACCCACAAACCAGGACCGTTTCACCCCGCCTCATGGATTACAGGTCAAGCCTTAGGCCCATCCGTGCAGCGACACCTGAGGCCCGAGGGCGAGATACCGGTGGAGCGCGCTCGCAGTGGTGTCCACGAACTCCAGGCAGAAACGGCCCCTCGGGAGCGGTACCCCTGAGTGCCACCCAAGCAAGCACTGGCACGATGACTTGAGCTCCAACCGGAGCCAACCGGTCGAGAAGCCACAGGGCGTTGGCAGTTCCCTCCGCTCACGCATCGCTCACGCAAGCCACCCCACGGCACCCCAGCCGTGTGACCCATCATGCCCCGAGCAACACAAAAGGCCAGGTCACGGGCTATGTGACCTGGCCTTCGAAGGAGCCCCCTGTCGGATTCGAACCGACGACCTACGCATTACAAGTGCGTTGCTCTGGCCAACTGAGCTAAGGAGGCCTGCGTGTGCGCGGTGGCGCGCGCGATCACGTGCCCGTGCAGTGTACCCAGGTCCCCGGCGGCCCCTGTCGAAAATTTCCTCGAAGTTCACATGGGCTCAGGTACTGACAGACCAGGCAAACGCCAGGTACCGTCCTGACCCAGTTCACTCGCGTGGACTACACCACCACCTTCCTACAACGGATCGTCCGGCACGTTCCTGCCGGTAGAAGGGGGCCCTTCACCATGGCCACTGTTTCG
The nucleotide sequence above comes from Streptomyces sp. N50. Encoded proteins:
- a CDS encoding inositol monophosphatase family protein, giving the protein MTDSADLTLAHQLADQADEIARRYFRAPDLGAEDKGDGSPVTDADREIERVLRASIRTEHPGDAFVGEEFGAHGRSSRRWIIDAIDGTASFIAGDPEWSTLIAREEHGTVTMGMVSAPALGRRWWATPGTGAWMGPCPSEPSAPPYRLTLTAGGNAKDAAIGIWPPPPRLSKAERAAAARLAAGTATVLPALDWASADPTTPPPGKPSTGSGTCHGALLVATGKLDAFLLLGAGPWDIAAVIPIVEEAGGTFSDLTGRRRTDTGAALFSRPGLHQQLLDLAKPPN